Part of the bacterium genome is shown below.
CGATAATCTCGCTGCTTCTGCAGGACCGGACCAATGCCCTCATCATCCTCGGCATCGTCGTCTTGAGCGTGGGGCTTGGGTTCGTCAGCGAGTACCGATCCGTGCGGGCCATTGCGGATCTCCATACGCAGGTGCGCCATACGGCACGTACCTGGCGTGATGGCCGCCTGACCGCCGTCGAGGTGAGGCTGCTCGTCCCGGGGGACGTCGTCGTCCTCGACGTCGGTGACATCGTTCCCGCAGACCTGCGACTGCTCGACGCGCAGGTCTTGGAATGCGATGAGGCGGTGCTGACGGGCGAGTCAGTGCCGGTCGAGAAAACGACCGCGGCCGCGAGGCGGAGTGGGGCGCTCAGTCTGTCCTCGTGCGCGCTGATGGGAACGGTTATTCGCGCCGGGACCGGCCGCGGCGTCATTGTGCGGACTGGACCCGCAACGCAGCTCGGGCAGATTGCCACCCGCCTCGGCGGACGGATGCCAGAGACCGCCTTTCAACATGGCCTGCGCACCTTTTCGGGGCTGTTGGTGTGGATCACGACCATCGTGACGACCGTCGTGTTCGTCGTCAACGCGGCCGTCCATCATTCAGTGTTCGAATCCCTCCTCTTCGCGTTGGCCATCGCCGTCAGCTTGACACCCCAACTCCTGCCGGCGATTGTCACCGTGAGCCTCGCCACGGGGGCCCGCCGGATGGCGGCGCGCTCAGTCCTTGTGAAGCGTCTGGTGAGCATCGAGGACCTCGGCAATATGGTAGTGCTGTTTACTGACAAGACCGGGACCCTCACAGAGGGGCGGACGACGTTCGCCAACGCGTTCGATCTCGGTGGCGTTCCTTCCCTCGAAGTGCTGCGATTGGGGTTGCTCTGCACCGCGGCGGCGGCGAGCGGGGATGGAATCGTCACGGGCGGAACAACCAACGTGCTCGATGCGGCGCTTTGGGCATCGGCGGCGGCGCAGGACCTGGACCTCGGCGGCTGGCGCCGGGTCGCGGGAGCCCCGTTTGACTATGAGCGGCGCCTGATGTCTGTGCTGGTCGATGATGGGACGCAGCGACGGCTCATTACCAAGGGCGCGCCAGAATCGGTCCTCGCGCGGTGCACCGCGTGCCCGTCCGCTTTTCAGGAGTTACTTACGGCTCAGTTCGCCGCCGGGGCGCGGGTGGTCGCGGTGGCGACGCGCGAGGCGAGGGAGCTCGGGGCGATCACCCCAGCCGATGAACGCGGTCTGACCCTGGCGGGCCTCCTCGTCTTCGTCGATCCACCGAAAGCGGATGCCGCTTCATCGATCGACCGCCTTCAGCGGCTGGGTATCATCGTCAAGATTATCACGGGCGACAACGAACTCGTCGCACGGAAGGTCTGCGACGACCTCGGCATTCTGGTGAGCGGCACGCTGACCGGGACGGCCCTCGCACAGATGAGCGACGAGACGCTTGCCGCGGCGCTGGCGACGACCACCATCTTCGCACGCGTCTCGCCCGAACAGAAAGCACGGCTCATCCGGCTGCAACGCAAGACCGGCGTAGATGTTGGATTCCTCGGCGACGGCGTCAATGACGCGGTCGCACTGCATGACGCGGATGTCGGGATCTCAGTGGAATCGGCGACCGATGTGGCCAAGGACGCAGCTGACATCGTGTTGGTGACGAAAGATCTCGGAATCCTCGCCAATGGCGTCGCCGAAGGCCGACGTATTTTCGCCAACACGATCAAGTACTTGGTGATGGGAACGTCATCGAACTTCGGCAACATGCTCAGCACTGCCGTTGGCTCACTGGTGCTGCCGTTCTTGCCGCTGCTACCGTCGCAGGTCTTGCTGGGTAACTTGCTCTACGACGGAAGCGAGATGGCGATCCCGATCGATAACGTCGATGAGGAGCAACTGCGGCGGCCGGCGCATTGGGACATGACTCTTATCCGTCGCTTTATGACCGTGTTCGGTCCCATCAATTCCCTTTTCGACTTCTCGATTTTCGCTGTTATGCTGATCGCGTTCCGCGCGGGCCCGACGTTATTCCGTTCAGGGTACTTCGTCGAATCGTTCGTCACGCAGACGCTGATCATCTTCGTGCTCCGCACGCGCCGGGTGCCGTTCCTTCGCAGCCGGCCGAGTTGGCAGCTGGCGACCACGACGATCGGTGTCACCATCGTCGGCGCCAGTCTGCCGTTCTTGCCGATCGGGGCGTGGTTGGGGTTCGCGCCTTTGCCTCCCGTGTTTTTCCGCGTGCTCGCCGGGCTGGTGATCGTCTACATCCTGCTCGTTGACGCCGCCAAGACGTGGTTCTTTCGTGCAGCCGCGGTACGCATCGCGCACCGCCCGGCTCGACCATCACATGAGCACCGGCGAATGTGGCGCATGCTGGCGCGTTGGCGCCATCCGCACGAGGCCATAGAGACTCTGCGGTGAAAGGCACGACCGGAGACGGTGTTTCTTCGATGGTCGCGCCTCACGATCGTTATGGCCTCCGCACCCCATCCACGAACGGCTGGAGCAGCCGGGTGAACTCCATCGGAAACACGACCTTCGTGGCGGGGCCCGCGCCGAGGGCTTTCAGAGTCTCCAGGTACTGGAGGCTCATCGTATTCGTGTCCACGGTCTTGGCGACGCTGAAGATTTTGTCGAGCGCAAGCGAGAACCCCTCCGCCCGGAGGATCGCGGCCTGGCGGTCGCCCTCGGCCTTCAGAATTGCCGACTGCTTTTCTCCTTCGGCGATGGTGATGGCGGCCTGTTTCTTTCCGTCCGCCTCGGTCACGAGCGCGCGCCGACTCCGTTCGGCGGACATCTGCCGCGTCATCGCGTCTTGGACGTCCTTGGGGGGCGTGATCTCGCGGATCTCCACGGTGGTCACCCTGACCCCCCACCGCTCTGTGACCTCGTCAAGCTTGACGCGCATGACCTGGTTGATCTGCTCACGCTTCGTCAGGGCGTCGTCGAGGCTGAGGTCGCCGATCACGGCGCGCAGCCCGGTCGTGGCGATCCCCTGCGCAGCGCCGGCGAAGTGGCCCACCTGGATGACGGTGCGCTGCGGGTCGAACACCTTCCAGTAGATCAGGAAATCAATGGTGATCGGCGCGTTGTCCTTGGTGATGCACGTCTGCGCGGGGATCTCGAGGAACGCCTCCCGGAGGTCCACCCAGACCGCCTTGTCGACGATCGGGATCAGGTAGACGATCCCCGGACCCTTCGGACTGAAGCTGCGACCCAGGCGGAACACCACCAGGCGCTGGTAGTCGCGGACAATCTTGACTCCGCTATACGCCAGGAGCACGGCGACGATGACAACTGCGATCCCGAACGCAGATCCCATGGTGCTCCCCTCCCGCCGCGTAGCTCCTTCGCCTTCGCGGGACCGGCCTCCCTCCGCCTCGGAGCGCCTTCGGCTTCGTGTGGGCGCGGGGCCCAGTTGAAGAGACGCCGTACTGGTGACCATCACGGCCACGTGATCAAGAAGAGGAGGCATAAGGAGCGACGAGGATCGCCCGAGGCTCGTCGCAAACAGGAGGAAATAGGTACTAGAAGCACCCGCCACCTTCGTGCAGCCTCGCGGCGCTTCGACGCATCCCCCTGGCATGGGCTGGAGCGGTGGAAGCATGCGCCAATGGAGGTAAGCCCCCAGATCTGAACCGATGAGGCCCCTTGCCGGCTTCGTTTCTCCGCCCAAACAAGCGTACACTAAGAGTGCTTCCCCTTCCTTACGCCCACGGCCATGTCCCCGGCACTCGGTCGGCTCCTCGGAGGAGAAGGTACCCGTATCGCACCATGAAATCGACACCGGCACCCACGCTCCCTATGAGGTGGGTTGGTGTGAACCATAGAACGTGGGAGGTGACAACATGATTCTCATGAGAAGGCCGATCTTTGATGAGGACTTGCAAGAGATGCGTCGCCAACTTGGCGGATTCCTGAATGCTCCACCGGCGTCGTGGATACGCGAGAGCGTCGGGCCCGAAACGGAGTGGCAGCCGCCGGTTGAGGTGTTCGAAAATGCGCAAGAGGTGGTCATCAAGGCGGCGCTGCCCAACGTCGATCCGAAACAGGTGGACATTACCATCACCAACGACGCCGTCACGTTTAAGGGGTCGACGAAGCACGAAGGGCAGGAGGACTGCAACTATTATCGCCGAGAGTTGCAATACGGAGCCTTTCTCAGAACCGTGCCTCTTCCTACAGAGGTGAAAGGGACTGAGGCAACGGCATCCTACAACGATGGAATGCTCGAAGTAAGACTGCCAAAGTCGGACCGAGCCAAGAATACGACCGTGAAGGTCGAAGTCAAGTAGCCTAGACCATGCCGCGGGGAGGAGCGTAAGCACCGCTCCTTCCCGCGCGGCTGGCGTCTCCCCGCACGGCTGGCCGGCGGGTTCGTGTACGGGTCAACCACCATCCGCTCACGGTGCAACTGGCTAGTGAGATGGCCGAACTTGCCGGTCTGCGCGTGGAAGCCCACGATGCCGGGACTACCACCGAAGACGGTTCATACCCAAATTCCGCTTATGAAACGCGCTTCAGACGCTCTCTCCAGATTCGGTTCGGAACCCGGATCACCAGATCTCGCGCCGGCATCGTGCCGTAGTGTCGTTTGGCGCAGGTCGTGGAGCAGAACTCATCCCCCTGCTCGACGGCAAGCGTGGGCCGTGCTTCCCCGCATTCCTTGCAAGCGTGTGTACGCATCGCTTACCTCCTAAAGCCTCTTCCAAAAAATGAACGGTGGCGCAGCGCGCCACCTGACACCTTTGATTACGCGGATCGGTCCGATTTTATTCCGCGCGTCAAGGAAGGTCATCCAGCGAAACACTTGCGCCCGGTAAAGCTCTCTGCACCAAACGTCGACTGTCTACGTCGATCCCGGCACGGCGCCCTCAGCGCATCTGCGCTTGCGTTGTCTGAGTGGCAGAAACACCCGCATGGCTCGCCCCTCACCGCCGTCCTTTCTTCGGTTTCGCCCGCTCCTTACGTCCGCTGCCCACCATCGTGATCGACATCGGCTTTGCGCCTTCCAGCAGTTGGCGCTGCGCCTGCTCCACGTAGGGCGCGATATCGCCGTCAAAGCAGGCCACGGGGATCAGAGGGCTTGGATTGCCCTGCAGACCCTCCGCCGCGTCTCCGTAACAGATACAGATGCCGCCGTCGGCCGGATCGTAGTAGAGGTACCCGGGCCAGTGGAAAGTGGTCCCGCGTTCGGTCGATCCGGACAGACGGACTCCCGGCCGGCGCGTCGATCCGGGGTAGAAGCGGGTAATCGCGGCGCCCCACATGGAGTTCGAGGCCTGGCCCTCGAGCGGCAGCAGGCGGGCGAACGCCCGGGAAGCCTTGGGGAACTCGTCCTCGAGCAGCGTCGCGGTGAGGCGCGCGCCGCCGAACCGAACGTCGAGCTTGCGTCCGCGGCGGGCCTGATACCGAAACGGCGTAGTCTGGTCGGCGGCCCGCCGGAACCGAATCCGCTTAGTGCCGGTGAGCCGCAGCGCGTCGCCTTTTTTCGCCCACTCGCTGAAATCGGGTTCCAATTCCGCCAAGGGGGTGACTTTGAAGAACCCCTGCGTGGCGGCAAACGCGGCCTTGCCGATGCAAAACGCTATCTCCTTGATCGGCGGATAGAAGACCACAGAACCCGGATGCTGAAAGAATGTCGCGCTTTCGAGATCGAGCTCGCCGACGGGCGTCTCGTCCAACATCCGGAACATATCGCCCGAGACCTGCGCGTGGACGGCGCGCCCCTCGAAAGGCAGCGATTCCCAGACCGCCTGAGATGTCTTGGGAGCTTTCTCTTCGTTCAGCAGGGCCCTGCAGACCACCCCGTCAAGCTCGATCTCCATGAACTTCATCCGTTAAATCCCCCCTCAGGACTGTCGGACGTGCGCTGCCATTGAGGTGCGTTCGCCGCCGATCGGAGGCTCTCCCTACGGCGGAGGAGTGGACGGCGGTACGAATCGACCGCTTTCACCCCATCGTACGAGGCAGCGCTACCCAGGGTGTCGGAACGCGCAGGTCGAGCCTCGTTCGCAGCCCGGGCTCCGCTGCCAGGATCTGGGGAATTGCGTTCACGACCTGGGCCGCTGCGGTCTCCACGGGGGGCGAAGCGGGACGAACCCGAATCTCGTGCGTTGTGCCGCCGTCTTCGATTCTGACTGAATCCAGAACTTCAAGGCCGAGCAGTTGCGGCAGCAGATGAAGCGAAAGCCGGAAGTCGAAGCGCAGCCCGCCGGCACATGTCCCGACCGCCTGCTGCACGAGCCCCGCGGCCGTTCCCTTCACGAGACCGTCCTCCGCGCGATCGGCGATAAGCGGCTTGATCGATTCCTCGAAGCTTTGGACTTCCGTCCCCAAGGAAGCGGCGATCATGTCCATGCTTTCGCGGAAGCCGATATGTCCCGCG
Proteins encoded:
- the mgtA gene encoding magnesium-translocating P-type ATPase, coding for MSSARNTTPEGPGSGGLLDLPEAACLPAEDVLIRLNTTRIGLTSSEAARRLALVGPNALLGHVVGPLSVLGSQLKNPFLLLLAATAIISLLLQDRTNALIILGIVVLSVGLGFVSEYRSVRAIADLHTQVRHTARTWRDGRLTAVEVRLLVPGDVVVLDVGDIVPADLRLLDAQVLECDEAVLTGESVPVEKTTAAARRSGALSLSSCALMGTVIRAGTGRGVIVRTGPATQLGQIATRLGGRMPETAFQHGLRTFSGLLVWITTIVTTVVFVVNAAVHHSVFESLLFALAIAVSLTPQLLPAIVTVSLATGARRMAARSVLVKRLVSIEDLGNMVVLFTDKTGTLTEGRTTFANAFDLGGVPSLEVLRLGLLCTAAAASGDGIVTGGTTNVLDAALWASAAAQDLDLGGWRRVAGAPFDYERRLMSVLVDDGTQRRLITKGAPESVLARCTACPSAFQELLTAQFAAGARVVAVATREARELGAITPADERGLTLAGLLVFVDPPKADAASSIDRLQRLGIIVKIITGDNELVARKVCDDLGILVSGTLTGTALAQMSDETLAAALATTTIFARVSPEQKARLIRLQRKTGVDVGFLGDGVNDAVALHDADVGISVESATDVAKDAADIVLVTKDLGILANGVAEGRRIFANTIKYLVMGTSSNFGNMLSTAVGSLVLPFLPLLPSQVLLGNLLYDGSEMAIPIDNVDEEQLRRPAHWDMTLIRRFMTVFGPINSLFDFSIFAVMLIAFRAGPTLFRSGYFVESFVTQTLIIFVLRTRRVPFLRSRPSWQLATTTIGVTIVGASLPFLPIGAWLGFAPLPPVFFRVLAGLVIVYILLVDAAKTWFFRAAAVRIAHRPARPSHEHRRMWRMLARWRHPHEAIETLR
- a CDS encoding SPFH domain-containing protein, producing the protein MGSAFGIAVVIVAVLLAYSGVKIVRDYQRLVVFRLGRSFSPKGPGIVYLIPIVDKAVWVDLREAFLEIPAQTCITKDNAPITIDFLIYWKVFDPQRTVIQVGHFAGAAQGIATTGLRAVIGDLSLDDALTKREQINQVMRVKLDEVTERWGVRVTTVEIREITPPKDVQDAMTRQMSAERSRRALVTEADGKKQAAITIAEGEKQSAILKAEGDRQAAILRAEGFSLALDKIFSVAKTVDTNTMSLQYLETLKALGAGPATKVVFPMEFTRLLQPFVDGVRRP
- a CDS encoding Hsp20/alpha crystallin family protein, whose protein sequence is MILMRRPIFDEDLQEMRRQLGGFLNAPPASWIRESVGPETEWQPPVEVFENAQEVVIKAALPNVDPKQVDITITNDAVTFKGSTKHEGQEDCNYYRRELQYGAFLRTVPLPTEVKGTEATASYNDGMLEVRLPKSDRAKNTTVKVEVK
- a CDS encoding DUF3830 family protein; protein product: MEIELDGVVCRALLNEEKAPKTSQAVWESLPFEGRAVHAQVSGDMFRMLDETPVGELDLESATFFQHPGSVVFYPPIKEIAFCIGKAAFAATQGFFKVTPLAELEPDFSEWAKKGDALRLTGTKRIRFRRAADQTTPFRYQARRGRKLDVRFGGARLTATLLEDEFPKASRAFARLLPLEGQASNSMWGAAITRFYPGSTRRPGVRLSGSTERGTTFHWPGYLYYDPADGGICICYGDAAEGLQGNPSPLIPVACFDGDIAPYVEQAQRQLLEGAKPMSITMVGSGRKERAKPKKGRR